Genomic DNA from Channa argus isolate prfri chromosome 10, Channa argus male v1.0, whole genome shotgun sequence:
atatttctattttacCCCTGCTTCTAAATCATTCAGCCATAGATTAAATTATTCTTATGATTAACATGTGATCTGTGTCCTGTGATGTTCCAATTTAAAATACTGAGTATCAGCCCAAATCTCAGCTACTCTTCACTGTTAAAATCTCAGGTGCAGCCTTCAATTATCTATACTGACTGGATCCTGACACACAGTACCTTAGAGTTCCTCTCCACTGTAACAAAAGAGCTTCCCTCTGCTCTCCTTCCACTGAAGAGACAAGAAGTGGACATGTCCACGCattagcagagcagaggagcTTCAGTAACTGAGAAGCGGCCGTGTAGCCTGCTAGCTAGATCAGGTGCCAGAGCCACTTCATGGGACAAGGTAAAACAATCTTCACCAGGAACTTGGCTGGAGCAGGACTGGATTTAGCTAACAGGCTAGCAACtttgcatttataaataaaaagtgtggaGGGGCATGGAACAATCATGACATTTTCCCTATCTGGATCTTCTTCCAGGCCTCTGAAGCGGTGAATATACAGGAGTCAATGATTCCTGCAACTGTGAATGTTCCTCCAACGATGGCACATAtctaaagaaaacacatcacagGTCACCACATGctgttgatgttttcttctctgGTTATAAATGGGTCACTATCAGCTGGATATAATTACAATCAATCGTGACCAAATTATCATGTGTGTGCACTGGAGTCCAGAAAGAGCCCTGCTGCAGCTTGACTAACAATCCTAAGCCATGAGTCACAGTTACATTATGAGAACAGTCATCTCCTACCCATGAGCTAAGTCATAATAAAGctaaacaacacaaaagacaaataacaGTGTAGCTCATCATTGAAGCAGCCAATTTGATCCTGACTGCATTATCAGTCAGCAGGAAACTTTCCTGATTAGGAGGCAGGGGCTCAGCCAAAATTCCTCAGCACTGACAGGGTCAGGTGGGGAGTTGTGGCAGGAAAAGACTAAAGGAATTCACAAAGTTAAAGAATTTGTCTCAAATGTTGGGATTCTTGCCGACGGTTCCTTGACAATATTAAGACAACTTTCATGACTGTATGTTACATATAAAGCTAAAGCAAGCAGCTAACTAGCTTAGCTTAACACAAAAACTTGAAACTGAGCGAAACGTACCTgacttttaaatattataaccACCAAAGTATTTggtgaaaagtatttttttaacagctaaACGCTCCATTGTAAGCACAGTTCTGTTTAGGAGCATCACTATGAAAAAGGTCTGGTCTCATAATGgtcattttatattatataaattcATTATACTCAACTTATattctttcctgtttttaaagcaTAAACCTGTGTGTCAGCATCCCTGCTAATGGTTGTTACAGACTGTACCCATGGCACAGTGATGCGAGTATATTGACATTCAGCCTGGCACTCGAAGGAAAAACTGTATTCATCCGCATACATCAAATTTCCTGGCAACATATAACATGTCTTTGTGAAATTATTCAGTCCGGATGCTGGATCCACCAAATGACTTACACTGCCATCTCCAGCCCAAAACCACAGTGTTGACTAATGCAGCATTACATCAGTATATAAAATGATGTTCAGCGCTTGTAAGACCTCATGGCCTTGACATTAATATGATCAACATTACTATACAACTTCTGACAACAGGTTTTCACGTATCCCAGGGGAGAATTCACTCACTGTTGTGATGAAGCGGTAGAAGGGCTGTCTTCTCTCAGTGTACTTGACTGTGATTGGACTGAGGTCGTATCTGAACCAAATGGCTGGGATGATCCTGCCAGTGTGGCTGTAAGCGACATATTCCTAGGTGGGATGAAcaaaaatcagtgttttgtgttttagagctgcaaacaaacacagagttaatCCTATTCTGATTCCTATTCTATTCCTAAATCTGTTGAGAATCTGTGAATTTCATTCTTCTCTCTAGAGGTTGAACTGGCGTTAATGAATCATTACAGATCTGTATTtagtcagtgaaaaaaaaaatcatgaatgATTCACTAAATATGAATGACAAATTGTTGGCCTAAAAAGACAGATGACATAAGCAAGAGGAGGCTACAATGGGTTGTGAGTACTTGTGATGGGATGACATCTGACAAGCGTCCGTCAGggagtttttttatatatatatgtgtgtgtgtgtgtgtgtgtgtgtgtgtgtgtgtgtgtgtgtgtgtgtgtgtgtatatatatatatatatatgtatatctctctctatatatatatatatatatatatatatctatctacaCACAGTTCTGCAAAATCTATCTAAATGCTCCTGGACTGTAAATTTGataacaataatacatttagcATAGAAAAAAACTGAGCACTAATTTGAGCCTCCATTGGAATGCATTAATCCTCTGGCAAGGAGATTCCAGAATATTTTGCTCTGGGCCTCATCCTCCCCTCTTCACATCTGACCTGCAAACTCTCAACCCAGCTGTCACTCAGTGCAGTTCTACGAAGTGTGTTTTATGGTTTGTTGACATCCAGGGAGTGTTTCTAGTCACTAAAGATGAGCTTTTACGTCCGGATGAGTGCACAAATTAACATGGCAATACACAGTTTGGCCATATGTTGGGATGGTCACACTGCTTCCACATGACTTGGTGTTGTAGTCTAACGGGAAAGTAACAACAGAAAAGAGGGACAATAGCAAGGACACAATACCTTGTTTGCTACTGTGTACTGGTAGGAAAACCTCTGTCTGCCTGATAGGTCCTCATACACTGTTGGAACAATCTTTAGTATGTAGTCATGGGAGGCCAGAGctgcaaagaaacaaagttattttaattccaaaatgtatttttggtgCCCAAAAATGGATGAAGTTGGGTGGATGATGCAATTGGCTGGAGCCTTTCCATCTGACTGCGGTGTCAGCTATGTGAACCGAGTTTCCACTCAGTTTGGGTTCAAAAGCTGTCCACTGGGTGTCTCATTTCACTGCATCATCCTATGTCAGCAAGCAGCTTTACATAAAAGTCAAATAGTGTTTGTCATGCCTGCATGTGGACTGTGGATACATACGATTAGACGAAAGCCTGTCAGCACCTCCTAATGCATTGAATGCTCCTTGTACTTTATGTACCTatgtgaaaaaagagaaaaacaagatctgagtttagttttgaaaattctttgttcttcctcAGATTTTTTGAGTGTGGTCTGTCCTGACCTGCAGCTTTTCCCCAAAGGCCAGCTTGTGGATGATGTGGGTCATGTCAGGACTTTGCGGCTGTGCTGTAGCACTGTGTGTCGAGACATGAAAATTACCTGGTACctgaagacacacaaacaaacacacagagagagagagcttggTAAGTCTGTGACTGTAACACCACAAGTCCCATGTGAAGCAAATCCAGCACATACTGCAACtaattcagtgtgtgtgggttatttcttttttccacttcaCTACGCGAGGACCTTACTTTATTAATGGTGAACTCTCCCTCGAATCGACAACCATCACCTTGGTTCAGAGGAATTTTCATTGAGTTGTCTATGTGACCAACCTCATGGCGGCCCATCTCATCTTGAATGTCCAAACCCACCACTGgggaaaaagcaaacaaaaaaaaaaaaagatgacacagaattaaaatacatactgaataatatacaataatataaaGCAAAATATAATATATCTCAGTTTCCTCTTCTGGTTCCAAAATGTACAGAAACAACAATTATAATTGTTCTTATTCATTAATATAATTGctattattaaaatttgttttgataAACAAGTAATGttgagaaattatttattacaaaaacatactgtagctatgaatctatttatctattaattgtttttcttttctttcttttttccatttgttattTGAGTGGTAATCTTCTCAATTTATGCGTTCAATATAAAAAAGTGCTCACAGCCACAAAATGATACAGACTTTCAGTCGggcaaaacaattatttgaaGTGGTAATTCTTTTGCGATGGGCTCTTTAAATGATTACTtgttatttgacatttattagCAGGCATTTTGTAATATAGAAAGagaggaataaaaaataaataagggaAACTCTGAAATTTACTGTAGTTTGTTCCACtaagtaaacacacaaagtccAAACAGAGAACTTCTCCTGCCTGTTGCCCTCTTTCCGTCTGTGTTTTTCCATCTAGGTTTCACTGAACCCCCCTCCTGTAGGCACGTGTCCAAAGGCCGAAGCCTATTTTGAGAGTCTGCCTGTGCTATGTGTTGGCCAGCAGTGTGGAGAGACGTCTGCTGCATCTGCCCTACAACTTCCACATGCTGTCAGTCTGACCTTTGACGTTTAAGACAAATGTGACCCCACGACTGTCTATCCAGATCTCAAAATACAGTGCACAAATATAAATCTGCAAGTGTGGGTGTGGGgttgtttctcctttttaagACCTTTAGAACTATTAGTGTGTTAATTTAAAGTTGGCGGAGGGGAAATTATTTTAAGACTATTGCACACTGTTCTACTTTTCCATTAAGTCACAAATCGAGCCCTGGAAAAGGGCAGTGGAGGGAGGTGATGTTTAACAGCACAACGCAGCAGATAAATAGTAAAAAGATGGAAATGAAAGCTTTTCCATGATGAAAATTATATCTCACTCCAAGTAAATTTGTCATGGATGACAACCTATTCAGAGGCCTGGAAAATGAACCGATGTGCAAAATTAACTTGCAGGGAGAAGGGCTGAGGAACATTTCTGCTTATTACGTGCAGCTGTACTGTGGTTAGACCAATGTGTTTGAGCTCGCAAAAAGGTTAAAGCTCTGTATATATGTACTTCTGTTTATTTGCAATCATCAAGAGCTTTAATCAGAAATGGCCAGGAATGGCCTTTGTTTATGTATGCCATGAGCAAGCTTGTCTAAACATATGGCCAACAGCTGTGCGTCTGCATGCCAAAGCctctcagaaaaaaaattgatttagtttttcacacaagcattttttcactttgccaTTTTTGGCTATAACTTGGACTGAACGAATGTTTGCGTCTTCTGTGCTGCACAAGCTTCGGCACTATGTGTGCATGGATATTGTGGGTGTGTTTGATTTATCATTGGGCATAGTTCTGAGCGGAGTCATGGGAATCAAATAACCAGTGACTGCTCTGCATCCTGCCCATCTATTTACCACTGAAGTACAGTAGATGAGCCAACCAAGAGAACTTAATATCCGTCTCAGATAGTGGCTGTATGGCAGCAAGAAGATCAGACACTTGGCTAAAGTTTAGTGTTATCTAGAGCATGTCACAACACAGGTGGATATTGAAGCTATTATATCTCTGGCAAGTTGCCATAGTAGATAACAAGACATGTTTAGTATGACACTGTCTGATAAGGCCAAAAACAAAGttataaatatgtgaaaaagtaaacatacaaacagaaagTGTAATTTTGAGAAATTGagttgtatatatgtatatactcACAATCACAGTGTAAGTTTGGCAAACTGATGTTTAAACTCACATCTATCTTCCCACCACTGTCTTTATCGGGATCATCCACATACAGTTCATTTACACTGTAATGaacgaaaagaaaaacaaaaggttaatTAAGCTGAAACCAAAAATTTTATGAgacaatgagaaagaaaaagacaattttGCCATTTGAGAATATATTCTTTGCCCACTGCTTTAACAGTTGAGGATTCATCTTTTTCCAGATTGCGAACAGTTGTATATCTTAGACAGTGTAATTTCCTCTCTGTCACACTCCTCCCCAAGTCACCCCTTATTACACATCACCAGGAGGCTGACGCATCCACAAAGTCAATTTCCGGTGAGAAACTGGCTTCATTCATTGGTAACTACACGGGCTAAGCCAAATACATCATAATGAGGGTATTGACATTCATCTTTAAGTTCCCGTCTTGTATATTTCAGCAGCAGACAGTACCTGTGTCGCAACAAAGGAGATTACAAGATACATGGTTCTCAGGAGATCTGAAGATAGGATACATACATTTCAGTGGCTATGAATCCCGTCAGCtcagacaggaacaggaagagtATGAAGACACAGCAGAGAACGGAAACTGTgggcaaagaggaaaaaagctgGAATGAAAACCTTGTTTCAACTTAAGCTCTGGTCCATCTTAAGCATGGAACTTTAACAATAATCTCAAATTACACCAGCTTTTCAAGAATTGATGACAACCAAATGAACCAAAATCTTCCAGCCTTAGCCATAGACATTAATGATTTCATAGCAGCCATAAATAAATTTCCCTAAATAGCTGTTTTACTGGCAGTGTTAAGTCACCTATTACGTAGGTTTTTAAAGTCCCTTCTTCACTAATTGCACATTAAATACCAGCACAACAGGCAGCCATTACAGAATATCTGCTTTAAGAGAAGTGATCTCATGCTACAAAGGCCTCTGAAACAAGTCATTTTTGGTTTCCTTTGACCAACTAACACAGACTATCTGACAGTCACCTAGACAAAAACTGGATCCAACAGAGAAGCTTCAATTTACTGACAAGCTAGACAGGAAATAAATTAGAGATATTAATCTTAAataataagtattttttttgttcagtgtgaGCCAAAATAAAGTCTGAGCTTAAATGGTGAAGCAGCCAGCCTGTCTGTTTAATTTCATGTGTCAAAGTATTCAGGGTCATATATAACACTGTCATGTGTTTGCAAAGATAAATATGGAAGGAAATGATCTGTGTCTGCGCAACTGCGGTCTGTCCGGTATGGCAAGAGCCTCAGTCAGAAAGCTCTCACTCAGCAGGTGAGGCATGTTTACATGGCAACTGTCTCCTGGCAACACAGCGTCACATGACTGTGTGGCTAGCAGGGTGACACAACCAGACCTGTGGTTTGTAAAGCCTCTACAAAAGGTAATATTTAACCAACAAACAATAGGGAGTGTCACTATGACGCATAGGTCACCGATTCACGTTCATTGAAAGACTGGCACAGTAGTTTTTCAGTACAATGTTGGAAGAGCATTACAAGATCAGATTAATCGGCTGATTTAAACAGCACCACAGTGACAAGCTGATTAATCTTCCTGAGGGGTGTTTAGTTCATCATTTCCGAGCTGACATGTGTGATGAAACACAGTCTTAAGAGTTGCTTAAttcaaacagagagaaagaggttttttttccccccctcagaGGTGTGACACAATGAATtgatacaataaaacaatgaattagTCAGTGACATGTAATACTAGCACTGCATTTTTGTAATCAgtgccatttgtttttgtactgcCAAggctgatttttttccccccacactGTACACAATAAGGATTTTCTATCAgcaggaaaaagagaaagtataagtaaagtaaaataagtcaaacaaaaacatgaaacaaccATTATACACGAGGTCTAAAGCAAAAGGGGCTCTGGTACCAACTGTGGTAAAAACAGTTCAAAGTAAATACCATAAAAAGTTACCCCGCAGGCATGTGGCCACAGAATAACAAAGCAGACCAGGtgaaatatttagctttttgtaAAAAGGGGGAGTCGGGTTCTGGTTGCCTCTGACATACACACTTCAAAATGTGAGGTGACTTGCGGTGGGTGAAACAATAACAGACGCCTAATATCCACATAAACCCAGTGGCCTTAAACCTAGACAGAGGATGGAGACAGGAAGGGAGTCCACTCTGTACAGGAAGAACCTCCATCCATTTCCTCATGGGTGGAAACTGTGCGTATATGTTTAGAAAAAGCCATTCTCTTCACTGTCATCCAGGAAGGcgttttaaatctatttaaattgTCCACAATTCAGTGTTGCATAGTCATTTTGTCATTAGTTTCAGGTTGCCATTTTTTCTCTACCCAGTGCTGCCACCAGATGACAAATGTCCCACATTAAGAAAATAATCGAGGAGGCATAAATATGTCCCCAGGTCTTTTGTATGTTCATTGTACAGTGAATAATCGATACAGTCACTCATTACACAATGACTTTtgatgacaaacacaaaaacacatgaccTAACAGGTGATGAATTCCACTGATGACTTCTCAGATGATTTGCCAAAGAAAGAACATGATCATTAACATTCTTATCAAAGTAGTTGGGCCGCATGCTGACTGACTCTGTCAGGATGTATCTGTGCTGACACAGGCAGGTAAAGCTGTTGACTCCTCCATTTGTGAAACTGTTTCCTGACGCACACACCTCCCCAAACAGCGACTGCTTAGTCACTTTGTATTTTCCTCGTAACGAAAGACATGCATGTAATATCTGTCATTTGTTGCAAaatagaaatatgaaaatgtgcaACAAAAACATGCCTGATCTGAACAAAGttttcacaatgaaaaaaattataaattcacATATGGAAACAAAAACGTTTATAGTAGGCTACTTGTCATTATTCACTTCAAAGTTAATTTCAATGTAACAAGTggtaacacaaacatttaattctTACATGTCTGTACAAAGCCAGTTAGATCACCTTAAGCTAAGAAGAAAACAAGTACTCTGGCTCAGTCCAAAGGTAACACGATCAACTTACCAAAAACTCTAAAGCTCTAAAGTGTAGTGAGTTAGCTAAGCTGAGCACAAAGATTACGAACAGCTAGCTTCTCTCTTCCAAACTGTATCTAACCACCATCATTCCCACTGCTCTCAACAATCTACATCtatttgtttaatctgtacaaTAGCGCAAATGCAGACATTAAATGTTGTAgtcaatttttgttttgattacGCAGGTGCTTTGTTACCTTTGGAAAACCCCTTACATAACTAGCCATCTACTGAGAGTAGCCTcatattttatgtaaacataatatttctAGCATTGTCTACAGAACAGCCTATACATGTTGAAACAGAAAAGTTTTCTTTACGAGTTTCAGTAAGaaattaaatatcttttttacatttgtgatggaagttgaaatacaaatgaaactttacaaatgaaaacaatttaaaaaggtgatttttttgtgtgtgttaagcaCTACTCACTGAAAGCTCCTGTGTATGTTGGCTGGGTGAGATCTTTTGGGACTTTCCTGTAGATATCGAATCTGAAGAGATGAAGGGGGAAACAAGGAAAAGGGAGTGAGAAACAAAATAGTAAATGTAAGCACTGTGCTAAGAAAGACAGTACATTCTGTACCCATCAAGCTGTGCGATATTACAGAAGAGTGGTGGAATGTTAGCTCTGGCCCACCGCCATTACACATAAGAGATCCAGACGGGCCACCACAACACACCAATACACCTCTTCCTCTGAATGTGTTCCCTGTAATTCTGAACCGACCCCAACAAAAGGTCTAACGatctgcatacacacacacacacacacacacgcgcgcgcgcgcacacacacacacagaagagcaCTATAAACACTGTAGTCAGAACTTCAAATTATATGGTTTCGGAAGAACATACAATTATGTATAGTAACAGCAACATTGAAGGATTTAGTTTTTGATAGACTGTAGGTTTGTTCTCCACTAAATCTTTAAACTTCACATTCTGTATGAATCCTCAGGTTTTCAAAATAACAGACTGTGTAAACTGTGTTTCGCTACCACTTTACACAATCAACTCTCCTCTTGTGAAATACTGTTGTTGCCTATTTGGGTAGctgagaaagggaaaaaaatttgCTACTCAACACAAAAACTATTTAGGTTCATGAGTTCTTGCGCATGTCCTTTTTGGGCAGCGGAACACATTCAACCCTAAACTCTACTGCTGACTGTAAAACCCCACCCACTCTCTCTTCCCTTCTCCCTTCTCGCACGTTCTCTCCTTCCAAAACACTCACATCTGTCCACATTTCTTCAGAGAGCGGCCAGAGATATAATCACAATTGATGCAAAGCAAGCAGGAAGCAGGAGTGCAGGCTTCTTGTCCAGCCTTGACattgctgcttcttttttgcCTCAGCTTCCTTTGTTTTTACCTGCTGCACACGTACCCTTGGACCCTAAATATGTCAGCTAAAatccctctgtctctttgtctctctctgaccACATCCACCTACAACTTCCTGCATCCAAGTCCCATTGGTATGAGATCACTGGCCTTACAGGATGTATACGAAGACAGCATAACAAGGGGTAGGGTGGAGAGCTTaggaaggggggggggtcatACTGTATCAGGATCAGAATAACTTCACACAATTCCTGATTGTTAAGCTTTTAATGTGCAATGGCATTCTCCTTCCATACATCCTCTTCAACCAACCGCAGAACATATCTCCAGAGACAACCAGACAGGTGGAGCATTCCCACCATTATAATGAGGAAATCAAAAttctgctgattttaatttttctgacACTTGATATATTGCATGCTCCGCTATGAGCTCCACTGTAAAGTGCCTACATGACCCTTTTTGCTAAGGAAACTTTATTggctctctttttttaaactctaaacCACATTTTTTGTCTTGCTGGCTGCTAGTTGACAAGTTTGAGAGACATTGGTAATTTACTTAGTGGTAACTTAAATGCTATTACAAgtattttatacagtaaaaatctcatcaaccctaGATTTATAGAAGAAACTTAACATATTTTATGTGCACATTATGTATCTAGTTAAATCAAGTtactaaataaattacaattagACTgttataaaatttatttttatataaaataagaaTTGCATTTaaacatgctttattttataaagtaatTATTGTTGTATAATCATATTAAACAACTTCTAATACACAATGTACTATAAatagtcatttgtttttatttggtgtaAGAGTAAAATAAGCTCTATGTTTATAGATTAGAGTATACAGACATATACTGAGCTAAAATTATATtagtatacatttttattaatactaCAGGTTAATTTAAAAGACACTTTTGAGGTCTAAATCTAAGACCAGGGTACAAATAGTTAGAAATCATCTAGCAGTCTAATCACAAATACTTATTTATAGCAGGCACAATTTCCTATTACTAAAATCGATTGTGAGCAAGGAACCTATATATCATCCAAGTCATCACTCGAGATGTGATATTGGATCTGATCCTACACTTGAAGTGTACATTGTCTCATATGGATGTGTAGTAGCCATTTGGATATTTCCAGAAGGACTGGAGATATGGACAAAATGTATATGATGGCATCACAGCACTGCCTTGATACTGATATAATAAAATAGCTAAAGGAGCCTCTGTCTATATAACAGAAATCATTCACTGGCTGGAGTGAGGCTGGGGCTCACTTGCAAAAGGCCCGCTCCTGCCTCCACCACACAGACTGATAGTAGTTTTAATCTGGTAGAGactgactgagcggaccatatTTAAATTGAAGGACAGTTGATATTTTCTCCCTAATGCCTGCATCAGATAACTACATTTCAAGAGAAGAGCAGCCTGGTGGCAGGCACAGAGCATTACCAGGTCAACACGGAGATTATGTGACGATTATGTGTTTTCATTGGCAGGCAATTAGAGAGATGGGCATggcactttatttttataacaatgAACATCAAAATATAACAtctattttcagcattttccttAATCTATTCTCTAATTTACCACAGCTCCCCTGATGCCCCCTGGAGCCCCTGGTTTGTACACCATAGTACTAGAACACACGCAACTGACACTGACAGTTATACTACACAATTGTCATGATATCAGGTTGACCTCATATAGTGTGTTTGATTAAATGTGCACAAAGGTGTCAGCAAAATGCAGTAATCAAATCATATCAAATAGCATAATTCATTGAAAGGTCAATAAAGACTACCAGTTTCAAAACGAAATGTATAGTAGTAGTGTATTTGACAGCAATGCtgtcaaaaaatacaaagtgaagTTGATTTCTTaagttttgttaaaataaatacaattcaattcaataaaacatgcagtattttttttacaatgtataTCATTTCTTAAATACACTTCAGTAAGCTTATTTTTAGGTTAGATGACAACAGAGTTTCGCTGAATTTCCTCTGCTCAGAACAGAACACTTTATATTCATGAATATTAATGTTTACACGAGGGTCCACCTCTTACTGTACCGCCCGTTGTAATTTCCTGAATTACAGTCAACACAGCCCCTTCTGTCTCTTTCCACTGTTAGTCTTCTGTGAAAGTGCTCAGATTGACAACATGAAGTAAAACCACTTTTCAAGGAAGAAGCCTCGTTAAATAAACCATATCTTGCAAATGAGTCACTGTTTTACCGTTCCATGTATTGCTGAGTAAGTCAACATGAACAGACCGTTATGGTTCTTTTTCTCAAATACCGTataatcatgtcaaatcaaatcaaagatACATGCAACACACGTCTCTTTAGGTTTCTACTATGTTGTTTATGTCAAGTATCAAAAATCATTCATCTGACATACTCACAGCAGTCACTGTGTTCTAATCATCAAGGAGCAATAACATGACCGTGGagtgtaaaaaaagaaagttatagtaaaataatgtatatttgctgttcaaacatttgcaaatttgCCATATTGAACCGACTACGCATGTGAATTATTTGATCATTATTCACACGTTTTGTATGTGGGGTTAGACATTTTGGAGGCTCGCTGATGTTTTGGGGGTGTATGTCTGCATCAGATGCTGGAGCTCTACACAAAAtggaaagaatgaatgaatgcaatCCAAAAATCAGAAGGTTTTAGAGCAAAGCCTCCTACACTCTAATGGAAAAGCTGAAAATTGAGAGGCAATGGATCCTTCAACAAGAGAACAGATCCAAAGCATGAAAATAAAGTCAACCAGGAATAACTTAAAAAGAATAGTTCATTTTAATCCAGTCTTCCCAGTCTCTAGACTAAATTAAATATCAACATACTTTTGGCAATTTTATGTGAAGCTCAGAATGTAACAGCAGCTGTTATGTGTTGAATATTAGTCGATCTCCTGCTTGTATTTGCACCAAGTCACTAAAATATGTACACTGAAAACTGTAAGTTCATATTACAGTTAAGATTAT
This window encodes:
- the ergic1 gene encoding endoplasmic reticulum-Golgi intermediate compartment protein 1 isoform X1; this encodes MGYIVAGARVILRFDIYRKVPKDLTQPTYTGAFISVLCCVFILFLFLSELTGFIATEIVNELYVDDPDKDSGGKIDVSLNISLPNLHCDLVGLDIQDEMGRHEVGHIDNSMKIPLNQGDGCRFEGEFTINKVPGNFHVSTHSATAQPQSPDMTHIIHKLAFGEKLQVHKVQGAFNALGGADRLSSNPLASHDYILKIVPTVYEDLSGRQRFSYQYTVANKEYVAYSHTGRIIPAIWFRYDLSPITVKYTERRQPFYRFITTICAIVGGTFTVAGIIDSCIFTASEAWKKIQIGKMS
- the ergic1 gene encoding endoplasmic reticulum-Golgi intermediate compartment protein 1 isoform X2, whose product is MPFDVRRFDIYRKVPKDLTQPTYTGAFISVLCCVFILFLFLSELTGFIATEIVNELYVDDPDKDSGGKIDVSLNISLPNLHCDLVGLDIQDEMGRHEVGHIDNSMKIPLNQGDGCRFEGEFTINKVPGNFHVSTHSATAQPQSPDMTHIIHKLAFGEKLQVHKVQGAFNALGGADRLSSNPLASHDYILKIVPTVYEDLSGRQRFSYQYTVANKEYVAYSHTGRIIPAIWFRYDLSPITVKYTERRQPFYRFITTICAIVGGTFTVAGIIDSCIFTASEAWKKIQIGKMS